cgattctagtttttggttaATTCAAGTTAAAAAGTTAGAAAGTTTAAGTTTTTGGgattaaatatttagattttttttttttgggggagAGAGTGGAAGTTTcggataaaattttagataattcaaataattttaaatattttggataaaatgtattttggtaattttttttttctgggtaTTTCggttataaataatattttttatattatcagATTATTTgcaaactaaatataattaatatttataagtatataaactaaattataaaaatttgggTAGTtattcggtttcggtttttttGGTAGTAAAGATATGGGACCTGCTCGGGTAATTGATAGTATCTAAACTGAAACCGAACCTTGTTTTTCTATTCGGTTTAGTTCTTTGGTTCCGCAGAAATGTGTCTAGATTTGATCATGGTAACAACTTAAAAGCACTTGCTGCTCAAAAGAATTTGATGATATCACCAATGTCACTGGTGGTAAGGCAGCTTCTCTTCACAGTTAATGATGTCTGCTTATCTAATAACTTCCTTTTTGTCTCCAGAAAGATCGCGTCTACCCGCAAGCACATCAGAAACTAGAGAAAATGAAGGGGAACCAACCAGTGCTTTGTGAGATGAGACCATAGAAGAAGAGGATTGTACAGACCATAAACAGAGTTACTTGGAGAGGTAATAATATAGAGAAGCAGGTTTATGCTTATGTCCTTGCCATAATCACATTACTTGTTAAATCCATAAGATAGAAATAGATAAGTGCACAATACATTACATACATGGACAAGGGAACCTCTCCCCAAAGCTTCTATGTTGTCataaacaaagtttttttttgatttaggaCAATGTTTATAACAAAACATATTACTTCTAAATTTAATTAGTACTTTTGTCGGCtttctatataaaaatttcTTCAACCTGGAGAGTTTGTTTAGATCTGCTGatcatatttaattaaattggATCTTAAAATCGGAGAATATATAGCACCGACTATACACGTGCAAATAAACCTTCACTATCACTGGTTGATATTTGATACGAGACCTATAAAACTCCTACACGTGAACCAGTACTGAAAATATCAGTGCATTGTTGTCCTAAGTTGAGAAAAGAAATTTGTGGAACCGctaaatacaaaagaaaaatgtaaaGAAAGATACAAAAGTGAGACAACGCATAAAGGAAAATAAAGTAAAGGTGTAAAATCATGAGATCTCTGTTGAACACAGATCCATGAACTTTGTCACCTTTCTTCAAGGTGCATGCAGGTCCCCCCCATCAAATATCaattattatattaagtttttttttggtttctttcttATAAATGATTATGATTGCTTACCAGTCATGTGTTTCATACATGTATAGTTACGGTCGTGCTGTATTCTGCTATTAAATGCATATTTAGACAGGCGACACCAGTACTGTTGAAAATGCACAATAATCGCACAACCAAACAGAAGTATTGCGCCGACAGATATAATCGTTACGGCTTATCAAGTTGTCTGCCAAGTGCTAAATCTGGgagatttataaataaataagaaaaaaaagaaataattttatacaaatttgTCATTGTTTGTCAGGAGATTACTCGTCTACAACGAGGTCCACCGTAACTTTAGTGAAACATCTAGAGTGATCTAAATAACGACTATAAAGGCGCCAAATCGATTTACCTTCTTCTTCCCTAACAACCTCACGTTACGAATCCTCTCTGtatctccccccccccccccccccccccgctgTGAACCGTACACGTGTAACTTTCTATTTCCAGGAATCTTTTACTTTCCGTTTAATCTCTCTCCGTCGCCGTGAATCATTTCTCGAATCCCCCTTTTaaagctctctctctccgtcGTACGTTAACCATTACATCGTGTGTTTAGCTTCGGAGCTTCTGCAATCTAGCCTCCGGATTTTGTAATCGCTGCTAAGATCACGCTTAAGCGCTTTCAGGTTAGTGTAATCAAGGAGATGATTcactctttttgttttgtgttgaatttttttttttttttttcttggtttaaTGTTGTGGTTGATTGCGATGGGCTGATTCTAATTTGATTAAGCCATGTTCCGATAGGTATCTTACAAAAGAGAATTGGGTTTATGATGCATTGATGATGATGTTATCATATAAAGGGTTTCtcttgtagatttttttttattaattttgaaaattacttTCCGCTGTTTCGCTTGTTTTAGGTTTCGGCACAAAGACcaaagaaacaattaattttgtacaattcctatataaaaaaaatattagctaTAAGtctaaccatatttcaaacaatagaaaaataaattttgcataaaattaattttacattgaaaatcgaaaatgaaaagatggaatattttttttttttttaatgattctgagatttgttttttgtttggtgtgAATGTGTGATACAGGAGTTGTTTGAATGGAGGGTCcagaaagataagagatattTAATTCGCtctttttaaatagtttaaatagtggaagaaagaagatgacaatGCTGCTGGCTTCTCATTTCACCTCCTTAACATCGAAGATGCTGTCCGTGTCCACCTCTGATCACGCCTCTGTTGTTTCGTTGAATCTCTTCGTTGCGCTTCTCTGCGCTTGTATTGTCATTGGCCATCTTCTGGAGGAGCATCGATGGATCAACGAGTCCATCACCGCTTTATTGATTGTAATAAGTTCCATTCTTTATGGGGGTAGAATTGTAAGTTCCATCTTTATTGAAGTTTTAGCTATTTTTTTGTTGCAGGGGCTTGCCACTGGGGTCGTTATTTTGTTGATTAGTAGAGGGAAAAACTCACATCTATTGGTCTTCAGTGAAGATCTTTTCTTTATATATCTTCTCCCACCCATTATATTCAACGCAGGGTAAGTGATTGAGTATTTTGCTTCTCATCTTTGACGATAGATAGATATTTTCTTGTAGTTAATGGGTTTGGTTTGGTTGTAAAGgggaaaaaaagtaaaatattcgTTTGATGCATTATTGCTGATTCTATGAATATGCTTTCATATATCAGCTTTGGAAGTACTTGTGATTATGACTGTTTGATAGCACGAGGGTATAATGTGTCTGCTGGGTCAATTTTAGTTTGATTTATCTAcctgtaaaatatatataggtGGTCCTGCTAATGTCTTTGTCGTTAATGCATATGAGGTTCAGCTTCTTTTATTGTtgatactgttttttttttttcagatatttcTCTGactcaatagtttttttttactgtcgttgtttttttttaggttcCAAGTTAAAAAGAAGCAGTTTTTCCGCAATTTTGTGACTATTATGGCTTTTGGCGCCATTGGGACTATAATCTCTTGCACTGTAATATCTCTAGGTACCTTACTTCCCACTCCTTGTAATTGGTTCGGATTAGTAACTGTGATGTGATTCATTGGTATGCTTGTGGTGTTTGTAACAGGTGCAATTCATTTCTTTAAGAAACTAGACATTGCGACCTTTGACTTGGGAGATATCCTTGGTAATGCATCAAATATTTGTTCTTATTATTCCTATCGCTTTGTGTTATTCGTTAgtgatttattttgtgtttatttctCAGCAATCGGCGCCATATTTGCTGCAACAGACTCTGTTTGCACGCTGCAGGTAATGCGTTTCTCCTAGTAGCAGAAGTACCTACAGGAAAATAAAATCGAACTACTACTTAAAAGCTCTTGTTTCTTTGGGGTGATACAGGTTCTCAATCAAGACGAGACGCCTTTGCTTTACAGTCTTGTATTCGGAGAGGGCGTTGTGAACGACGCCACGTCAGTTGTGCTCTTCAATGCCATTCAGAGCTTTGACCTCACCCACCTTAACCATGAAGCAGCTTTTCATTTTCTTGGAAACTTCTTGTATCTGTTTATCTTGAGCACCGTGCTTGGTGTAGCAGTAAGTCTAGTTTATTTCTTTCTCTATCGCACTTTCCTCCAGCTACTGCTTACACGCTGTTTTCATCTTACAGACTGGTCTGATAAGTGCTTATGTCATCAAGAAGCTTTATTTTGGAAGGTACGTGATTGACTTTAGCTTCGTATGTGACTTTCTATAAGCCTGTCTGTGATGTGATCTGAACTGGATGTTGTCTCAGGCACTCGACTGATCGAGAGGTTGCGCTCATGATGCTTATGGCTTATCTTTCATACATGCTTGCTGAGGTCATCAGATTCCTTGAAACCCTTGATCACTTTCGAGTTAGTTTCATCTGAAAGAATCAGTTTAATactgtttattttatttgggtTGCAGCTATTCGCCTTGAGTGGTATCCTCACAGTATTTTTCTGTGGTATTGTGATGTCCCATTACACCTGGCATAACGTTACCGAGAGCTCAAGAGTAACTACCAAGTAAATACAATCTCCATCTTTTGTTTGAAGTCATTTTCCATAATCAGTTCTTACTCTGTGCATTTACTTTGATACAGGCATACCTTTGCTACTTTGTCGTTTCTAGCCGAGACTTTTATTTTCCTTTACGTCGGTATGGATGCGTTGGACATCGAGAAGTGGAGATTCGTGAGTGACAGGTGAACAGAGAACAAATAAACTCTCTTCTCTTATCTTTTCATGTTTCCTTGTTGCTATATATGAATGTTtccattgttttggttttgaaaCAGCCCAGGGACATCGGTTGCAGTGAGCTCAATTCTGATGGGTTTAGTCATGCTTGGAAGAGCAGCTTTCGTGTTTCCTCTTTCCTTCTTATCAAACTTGTCCAAGAAAAATCAGAGCGAGAAGATCGATATCAAGCAGCAAGTACTAACAAATCTACTTTTATCTACATTTTCTGTGGAACAATGAATGGTTATTTATTTGTGTTCTTTGCATTCGTCTACAGGTTGTGATTTGGTGGGCTGGTCTGATGAGAGGTGCTGTATCCATGGCTCTTGCCTACAATAAGGTAAACTGAAAAACCTTAATGAATAGCAAACAGCCACATGGTGATTGTTGAAACTTATggatctttttaatttatttcctgaTGCAGTTTACAAGATCAGGACACACTGAATTGCGCGGGAACGCCATCATGATTACGAGTACTATAACCGTTTGTCTTTTCAGCACCATGGTAAGATATTTTTCATGTCAGGTTATAGAATACTATATGCATTTTCCGTATTGATGTTCATTTTGGTTTCAGGTGTTTGGTATGTTGACCAAACCGCTCATTAGACACCTGATGCCACATCAGAGTACGACCACCAGCATGTTATCGGACGACAACACTCCGAAGTCTATGCACATGCCGCTCCTTGATGGCGAGCAGCAAGATTCGTTCGTTGAGTTCTCCGGGAGCCACCACGACGTGCCGCGACCAGACAGCCTTAGGGGTTTCCTGATGCGTCCGGCACGCACTGTGCACCACTACTGGAGACAGTTTGATGATGCATTCATGCGTCCTGTCTTTGGTGGTCGCGGTTTTGTTCCTTTTGTCCCTGGCTCTCCGATAGACAGAAGCACACATGATCTCAGTAAACCTTGAGAAGAGATTATAGAAACTtttaagaaaaccaaaaaacttCATCTTCCTTCTTATATAGTCACTCACTCACTACTGGTGAtgtaaagtttttctttttcctctttttgTTCTTCAAATTTATAACTTTTGTGTAAATTTATTTCGCTATTATTATTACGACTATCATTATTAGTGGATGAAGATGAAGCTTCTTTCATTTTGAGAGACGTGTGGAGTTGTATGTATATTTAGTCTTTGTTTGGTATAACGTTACAACACTTTGTGTGTATGCTCTTACCTTGGCTCATGGGGTTGctgttgctgttgttgttggtTAGGAACTTGACCCGTCTTTGTCTCTTTCAATTAAGATCTGAGTGGTAAGGTATGTGTACTGTTTGGTTCAGTCCTGACAATGGAAAAGACCAATAGATTCGAGATGGGTAGTTATGAATAGCCTTGGGCATTCGGTTCTCGGTTAAAATCTAAAAGTTTAAGATCCCAAAAGTATTTAGAAAGTTCGGTTCAGTTTCGAttcaattattttagttttcggttcggttcgagtaACAAAATTGAGAACCAGATTATATCCGAGGTAATTTTGGGTTCTATTTGGCTCCGGTTCGTTTCCagttttttgattaaatttaggttaaaagtaaaaaaaacccgggattttttgatgaaatgtcatattttttggattttcagaTACAAATTCAGATAactcaaataattttaaatattttggataaaagtattttaataatttgattttttaggTATTTcaacttataaatattatttttaaattatttgattatcgtaaaactaaatatagttaatattatatataaactatattatagaaattcgggtacccattcggttgttgattcagttttggtttgattttagtttttgggttCTAGAAATATCTGATCTACTACTCGAAccaaatctctttttttttttgttttgtttggtttggtttttctGTTCCGGATAAATGTGCCAGTAGGCATAGACTTGTGAGTCTTGTGACACATATAAGAGTCAATGTGGCTTCGGCTTTATGGATTTCGGCTCGGC
This region of Brassica napus cultivar Da-Ae chromosome C5, Da-Ae, whole genome shotgun sequence genomic DNA includes:
- the LOC106453015 gene encoding sodium/hydrogen exchanger 2, whose amino-acid sequence is MTMLLASHFTSLTSKMLSVSTSDHASVVSLNLFVALLCACIVIGHLLEEHRWINESITALLIGLATGVVILLISRGKNSHLLVFSEDLFFIYLLPPIIFNAGFQVKKKQFFRNFVTIMAFGAIGTIISCTVISLGAIHFFKKLDIATFDLGDILAIGAIFAATDSVCTLQVLNQDETPLLYSLVFGEGVVNDATSVVLFNAIQSFDLTHLNHEAAFHFLGNFLYLFILSTVLGVATGLISAYVIKKLYFGRHSTDREVALMMLMAYLSYMLAELFALSGILTVFFCGIVMSHYTWHNVTESSRVTTKHTFATLSFLAETFIFLYVGMDALDIEKWRFVSDSPGTSVAVSSILMGLVMLGRAAFVFPLSFLSNLSKKNQSEKIDIKQQVVIWWAGLMRGAVSMALAYNKFTRSGHTELRGNAIMITSTITVCLFSTMVFGMLTKPLIRHLMPHQSTTTSMLSDDNTPKSMHMPLLDGEQQDSFVEFSGSHHDVPRPDSLRGFLMRPARTVHHYWRQFDDAFMRPVFGGRGFVPFVPGSPIDRSTHDLSKP